The proteins below are encoded in one region of Sulfolobus sp. A20:
- a CDS encoding M20 family metallopeptidase has product MTELDEELKQESLNFLKELIRIPTENPPGLNYDIIVKKMKEKLDELGYNTEVFSLSDDDLKRLVKFGKGGRHNLVGYLGNGNIRIAFNGHYDVVPAGDGWSVNPYEGIIKDGKLYGRGSADMKSGIVSQIYAVELLRRNKVFPSNLQIVQTLVPDEETVGNINAGTYYLVEKGILKKGKINYVIFTEPTGADNVCYGHRGAIWAIVRVYGKKSHGGLPQLGIDAVRASTKMIQELYNSLPDITSKYEIIPEVSKKPSILVGTVKCGNWVNTVADYCEFSIVRRLVPEENLDEVRGKILDILEGVSKEFKARYEYDEFYAIDTITSDVNDKIYEIMRRKVKEIRGVEPRLVLSPGTFDMRFTVKEGILSINYGPGRIELAHATDEYVEINDFYDSIKILAMTLMELSKLDH; this is encoded by the coding sequence TTGACTGAACTAGATGAGGAGTTAAAACAAGAGTCCTTAAACTTCTTAAAAGAACTAATAAGAATACCTACTGAAAATCCGCCCGGGCTTAACTACGACATTATAGTTAAAAAGATGAAGGAGAAGTTAGACGAGTTAGGCTATAATACTGAAGTCTTTTCCTTGAGTGATGATGATTTAAAGAGATTAGTTAAGTTTGGGAAGGGAGGAAGACATAACTTAGTTGGCTATTTAGGTAATGGAAATATTAGGATAGCCTTTAACGGGCATTACGATGTTGTTCCGGCTGGAGATGGTTGGAGCGTTAATCCCTATGAAGGAATTATTAAAGATGGCAAATTATATGGAAGAGGATCTGCAGATATGAAGTCTGGAATAGTATCCCAGATATATGCGGTTGAGTTGTTGAGAAGGAATAAAGTATTCCCTTCAAACCTTCAAATAGTTCAAACGTTAGTTCCAGATGAGGAGACTGTAGGTAATATTAACGCTGGTACTTATTACTTAGTTGAGAAAGGAATTTTAAAGAAAGGAAAAATAAATTACGTGATTTTCACTGAACCAACTGGTGCAGATAATGTATGTTATGGTCATAGGGGTGCGATATGGGCTATTGTAAGGGTTTACGGTAAGAAAAGTCATGGAGGATTGCCACAATTAGGTATTGACGCTGTGAGAGCATCAACTAAGATGATCCAAGAATTGTACAACTCTCTTCCAGACATAACGTCTAAGTACGAGATAATTCCAGAGGTCTCTAAGAAGCCATCTATTCTAGTGGGAACTGTGAAATGCGGGAATTGGGTTAATACAGTAGCTGACTATTGTGAGTTTTCCATAGTAAGAAGGTTAGTACCAGAGGAAAACCTAGATGAGGTAAGAGGTAAGATCTTAGACATACTAGAAGGAGTAAGTAAAGAGTTTAAGGCAAGGTATGAGTATGATGAGTTTTATGCAATAGATACTATAACGTCAGATGTTAATGACAAAATATATGAAATAATGAGGAGAAAAGTTAAGGAGATTAGAGGTGTAGAGCCTAGGCTTGTATTATCTCCCGGTACTTTTGACATGAGGTTTACTGTAAAAGAGGGAATACTCTCAATTAATTACGGTCCAGGGAGAATAGAGCTAGCCCATGCTACTGATGAATATGTTGAAATTAATGACTTTTACGATTCGATAAAAATATTAGCAATGACTTTAATGGAGTTAAGTAAACTAGATCACTAG
- a CDS encoding cyclase family protein, giving the protein MRYNFEEEVKKAPKNWGRWGRDDEIGTLNYITSEYLLDSLKVIRKGKVFTLGLWINRREGDPLWIGRKPTIHLMVRDESSYMVGKSKPRPGGGKSADDIIIMHLQASTQVDALGHYWKDNTLYNGYDSKLTIGGLVKDDVSKLAEKGIVGRGVLLDVARYKGKSSLDKGEMISFQDLLETAKSEGVRLKKRDIILVRTGFLKTFYEKGAEEFYKDFNEPGITYEPELVNWFYENEIIAYGSDTIASEQTYSSTLGIMLPLHIFFLNYLGMPIMEMLWLEELAEDCSRDGQYEFFFVASPLKVIGGTGSPINPVAIK; this is encoded by the coding sequence ATGAGGTATAATTTTGAGGAAGAGGTTAAAAAAGCCCCTAAGAATTGGGGTAGATGGGGAAGAGATGATGAGATTGGTACTTTGAATTACATAACCAGTGAGTATCTTTTAGATTCTTTAAAGGTAATAAGGAAGGGAAAAGTATTCACTTTAGGTTTATGGATAAATAGGAGGGAAGGCGATCCTTTATGGATTGGAAGAAAACCCACTATTCACTTAATGGTTAGGGACGAAAGTTCTTATATGGTAGGTAAATCTAAGCCTAGACCGGGTGGAGGAAAGTCAGCTGACGATATCATCATTATGCACCTTCAAGCTAGTACCCAAGTGGATGCTTTGGGTCACTATTGGAAGGATAACACGCTCTATAACGGTTATGATTCTAAACTCACTATAGGAGGATTAGTTAAGGATGACGTGAGTAAGTTAGCTGAGAAAGGTATTGTAGGCAGAGGTGTCTTGTTGGACGTAGCTAGATATAAGGGAAAGAGTAGTTTAGATAAGGGAGAAATGATATCGTTTCAAGATTTATTAGAGACAGCTAAGTCGGAAGGGGTAAGGTTAAAGAAGCGTGACATCATACTCGTTAGGACCGGTTTTTTGAAGACTTTTTACGAGAAGGGAGCTGAAGAGTTTTATAAGGATTTTAATGAGCCTGGAATAACTTATGAGCCGGAGTTAGTTAATTGGTTCTACGAAAATGAGATAATTGCTTATGGCTCTGATACGATAGCCTCTGAGCAGACTTATTCTAGCACATTGGGAATAATGCTCCCCTTACATATTTTCTTCTTAAACTATTTGGGCATGCCTATAATGGAGATGTTATGGTTAGAGGAATTAGCTGAAGATTGCTCAAGGGATGGGCAATACGAGTTCTTCTTCGTAGCATCACCACTGAAAGTCATAGGAGGTACCGGTTCACCCATAAATCCCGTTGCAATTAAGTAA
- a CDS encoding aminotransferase class I/II-fold pyridoxal phosphate-dependent enzyme, with protein MYPEFCLERWQSLRDWRAKYVLSESGVEPLSSREVELPPEVKFEYGHTKGLIKLRELISSLYEVKDAEKVIITNGGAEANYITILSLIKPNDEVIVEMPNYMQIPGLLKGINAKVKNIWLKEEKGFHLDLNELNEMVSKNTKAIVITNPNNPTGMALSKDEIKGIVEIAEDNHAYIISDEVYRGSEIDGNVSPSFVDLYEKAISTNSMSKVYGLPGIRIGWVVANDKEIIDKMWSVRDYTTISPSVYSQEIAYNALMRREELMMRARNIALTNFKLFEEMLNEKIKWVKPNATVLAFVKSIGVDNTYEFSESLFNKYSVLINPGECFEMPGYVRIGLGSKDQNFLREALSLFINHLNTKH; from the coding sequence ATGTACCCTGAGTTTTGCCTAGAGAGATGGCAATCATTAAGGGATTGGAGGGCTAAATACGTTTTATCAGAAAGTGGTGTTGAACCACTTTCCTCTAGAGAAGTAGAGCTTCCCCCTGAAGTGAAGTTCGAGTATGGGCATACTAAAGGATTGATAAAGTTAAGGGAATTAATTTCAAGCTTATATGAGGTAAAAGACGCAGAGAAGGTTATAATAACAAATGGAGGTGCTGAGGCGAACTACATCACTATCCTATCGTTAATAAAGCCTAATGATGAGGTAATTGTAGAAATGCCAAATTACATGCAAATACCGGGCTTATTAAAGGGTATTAACGCAAAAGTTAAGAACATTTGGCTTAAGGAAGAGAAAGGTTTTCACTTAGACTTGAACGAGTTAAATGAAATGGTAAGTAAGAATACTAAAGCAATTGTAATAACTAATCCAAATAACCCTACTGGAATGGCATTATCTAAAGACGAAATTAAGGGAATTGTTGAGATAGCTGAGGACAATCACGCTTATATAATTTCAGATGAAGTTTACAGAGGTTCAGAGATTGATGGTAACGTTTCTCCTAGTTTTGTTGATTTATACGAAAAGGCTATTAGCACTAACAGTATGTCTAAAGTTTACGGTTTACCCGGCATAAGGATAGGCTGGGTTGTTGCAAATGATAAGGAGATAATAGATAAAATGTGGAGTGTAAGAGATTACACGACAATATCACCCTCAGTTTACAGTCAAGAAATAGCTTATAACGCCTTAATGAGGAGAGAGGAACTGATGATGAGGGCTAGGAACATAGCTTTAACTAATTTCAAGTTATTTGAGGAAATGCTTAATGAAAAAATAAAATGGGTAAAACCTAACGCTACTGTACTTGCTTTCGTAAAGTCAATAGGTGTAGATAACACCTATGAGTTCAGTGAAAGCTTATTTAACAAATATAGCGTATTGATTAACCCCGGTGAGTGCTTTGAAATGCCAGGGTATGTTAGAATAGGGCTAGGTAGTAAGGATCAAAACTTCCTAAGAGAGGCATTAAGTCTGTTCATTAATCATTTAAATACTAAGCATTAG
- a CDS encoding MFS transporter, translating into MEKLDVYLLMVSRILRSLVAGFLAVVIGLYFLKIGLTDVEIGVLFGIGAFATPLLSLIFSIYADRYSKKMFLLMTLAFLPISIIILLTTRNFALLALSSALGGFGIAGGLVGGGVGAIVAPIQTAILAEKSKKDELTKVYSIFTTLSTYSGAFGALFANISDYTELFMIGLVLSLASFLVAIPIREEKSKKLNEETIVDNKKKEDLATIKKKDLDIIKKFTYTGMFNGISQGLIIPFIPIIFEQFYGLTQAQIGDIVFIGGIVSASIIWLTPIMNEKLGFVRFIIYTRLVSTILTLAFPFLRLPLLASIDYIVFTSFRVFALPAQQALMMTLVSGRRRATASGTNQTARLLPSALSTLLSGFLLSVSVIFPFALAFVTNMTNLYLYYRFFWNVPEARERKKISARIGSEG; encoded by the coding sequence ATGGAGAAACTTGACGTTTACTTACTGATGGTTTCAAGAATTCTTAGAAGTTTGGTAGCAGGCTTCCTAGCAGTAGTAATAGGCTTATATTTCTTGAAGATAGGATTGACTGACGTTGAAATAGGCGTACTATTTGGTATAGGCGCATTCGCAACCCCGCTCCTTTCCCTCATTTTCTCAATATACGCTGATAGGTACAGTAAAAAGATGTTCCTCCTCATGACGTTAGCCTTCTTGCCAATTAGCATAATAATACTCTTGACTACTAGAAACTTCGCATTATTAGCATTATCGTCAGCCTTAGGAGGATTTGGAATAGCTGGAGGTTTAGTAGGTGGAGGTGTGGGTGCGATTGTTGCCCCAATACAGACCGCTATTTTAGCTGAGAAAAGTAAAAAAGATGAACTGACTAAAGTTTATTCAATCTTCACTACATTATCAACATATAGTGGAGCATTTGGTGCCCTTTTTGCTAACATTAGTGATTATACTGAGCTATTTATGATAGGTTTAGTATTGTCTTTAGCCTCATTCTTAGTAGCCATACCAATAAGAGAGGAGAAATCGAAAAAATTGAACGAGGAAACGATAGTAGATAACAAGAAGAAAGAGGACTTAGCTACCATTAAGAAGAAGGACTTAGATATAATTAAAAAGTTCACTTATACTGGAATGTTTAATGGTATATCACAAGGTCTAATAATACCCTTCATACCAATCATTTTTGAGCAGTTTTACGGATTAACACAGGCTCAGATAGGTGACATAGTATTTATAGGAGGCATTGTCTCAGCCTCAATAATATGGTTAACCCCAATAATGAATGAAAAACTTGGTTTCGTCAGATTTATTATCTATACTAGGCTAGTGTCGACTATCTTGACCTTAGCCTTTCCTTTCTTGAGGCTTCCCTTACTAGCGAGTATTGATTACATCGTATTTACTTCTTTTAGAGTGTTCGCATTACCAGCACAACAAGCCTTAATGATGACCTTAGTTAGTGGTAGGAGAAGGGCTACTGCGAGTGGTACCAATCAAACTGCAAGACTATTACCTTCAGCCTTATCTACGCTTTTGTCAGGATTTCTACTAAGCGTTTCGGTCATATTTCCTTTCGCTTTAGCTTTCGTAACGAACATGACTAACCTATACTTATACTATAGATTCTTCTGGAACGTTCCGGAGGCTAGGGAAAGGAAAAAGATCAGTGCTAGGATAGGTTCGGAAGGGTAG
- a CDS encoding NAD(P)-dependent alcohol dehydrogenase, with protein sequence MKAMLLNEFGKPLRLNDIETPRIRGSQVLVKVEYTGVCHTDLSVKSGVIYNRISMEKPKLPLILGHEISGVVEEIGDEVSGFSKGDKVLINPWIGDGSCYYCKIGEDQYCDNPKWLGISMNGGYAEYVVVPDYKYLYKLRNLSTLDSSPLACSGVTAYRALRLGELNPAKSVMIIGAGGGLGSIAIQIAKAVYGSLVIGVDVSDDGLRLASKLGADYVMSKVNKEELMKITDNRGVDVIVDFVGSETTINNYYTFLSKLGKYIKVGTFGGGLPHDAGLKLHSMGWQFIGTLTGNRKDFLEVLKLAENGKIKPAITRTLSLEEANEALENLEKGKVSGRQVLKIT encoded by the coding sequence ATGAAGGCAATGTTATTAAACGAGTTTGGGAAACCTTTACGATTAAATGATATTGAAACGCCGAGGATAAGAGGAAGTCAAGTATTAGTTAAAGTCGAATATACTGGAGTTTGCCACACTGATCTTTCGGTAAAAAGTGGAGTAATTTACAATAGAATTAGTATGGAAAAACCCAAACTTCCGTTAATATTAGGTCATGAAATATCTGGAGTTGTTGAGGAGATTGGGGATGAAGTAAGTGGATTTAGTAAAGGTGATAAAGTTTTGATTAATCCTTGGATAGGTGATGGTTCATGTTATTACTGCAAAATCGGAGAAGATCAATACTGTGATAATCCCAAGTGGTTAGGGATTAGTATGAACGGAGGATATGCGGAATATGTAGTAGTTCCAGATTACAAGTATTTATATAAGTTAAGGAATTTATCAACTTTAGACTCCTCACCCTTAGCCTGTTCGGGAGTAACAGCTTATAGAGCCTTAAGATTGGGAGAGCTAAATCCAGCGAAGAGTGTAATGATAATTGGAGCTGGAGGGGGATTGGGTAGTATAGCCATTCAAATAGCTAAGGCAGTTTATGGTAGTTTAGTTATAGGGGTTGACGTAAGTGATGATGGATTAAGATTAGCCTCTAAATTAGGGGCAGATTACGTAATGAGCAAGGTAAATAAAGAAGAATTGATGAAAATAACGGATAATAGGGGTGTTGATGTGATTGTAGACTTTGTAGGATCTGAGACGACTATTAATAATTACTACACCTTCCTATCCAAGTTGGGAAAATACATCAAAGTGGGAACTTTTGGAGGAGGTTTACCTCATGATGCGGGTTTAAAGCTTCACTCCATGGGATGGCAATTTATCGGCACCTTAACTGGTAACAGGAAGGACTTTCTAGAAGTGTTAAAATTAGCTGAGAATGGTAAAATAAAGCCGGCTATAACTAGAACCTTAAGCCTAGAAGAAGCCAATGAAGCTTTAGAAAACTTGGAAAAAGGTAAAGTTAGTGGAAGGCAAGTTCTTAAAATTACTTAA
- a CDS encoding UbiD family decarboxylase: MYIRKFIEEVRNLGLLKEVKGADWNLEIGAITDLNAKKHKFTLLFDEIKDYPKGFRVLTGALLDYKRVNLALNINALNDIDLVKKLRDRLNIASKEYRSYEPEEVNDAVFLENVDSDDKVNLFKFPAPKWHEFDGGRYIGTADAVITKDPESDWVNVGAYRVMLVDRNKLSIFIDSSHHGRIHVEKYLKAGKKCPIAISFSPPLDLFIFAGMEVPAGISEYNYAGAIVGKRFKVFRGEETGLPIPAESDIVIEGYISGELTDEGPFGEFMGYYAGGRMKNPVIEVKRVYYRSNPILLGTAPSIPPYDYSYFRCPLRSAMIWDMLERIGVRDIKGVWAHEIGFSRALIVVSIKQSFAGQQTMVGHILATSPLTAYGGRYVIVVDEDIDPSDINQVLWAICTRTDPINSIEIVKNVPSTPLDPMAERKQNVKEYVSSRAIIYATKPFNKDFPREVRPSEDIVERVIVKWREILE; this comes from the coding sequence ATGTATATACGAAAGTTCATCGAAGAAGTAAGAAATTTAGGTCTATTAAAAGAAGTTAAAGGAGCTGACTGGAACTTAGAGATAGGAGCTATAACTGACTTAAATGCCAAGAAACATAAGTTTACTTTACTCTTCGACGAAATAAAGGACTACCCTAAAGGTTTTAGAGTACTAACTGGGGCATTATTAGATTATAAGAGAGTAAACCTAGCTCTCAATATAAATGCCCTTAACGATATTGATTTAGTGAAAAAGTTAAGGGATAGATTAAACATAGCATCTAAGGAATACAGAAGCTATGAACCAGAGGAAGTTAATGATGCAGTATTCCTTGAGAACGTTGATAGTGATGATAAGGTAAATCTTTTTAAGTTTCCAGCCCCCAAATGGCATGAATTCGATGGAGGGAGATATATAGGTACAGCTGATGCTGTAATAACTAAAGACCCAGAATCTGATTGGGTAAATGTAGGAGCTTACAGAGTCATGTTAGTTGATAGGAATAAGTTATCAATATTCATTGATTCTTCTCATCACGGTAGGATACATGTGGAGAAATATCTTAAAGCCGGTAAAAAATGTCCAATAGCGATTTCATTCTCCCCACCATTAGACTTGTTCATTTTCGCAGGAATGGAAGTCCCAGCAGGTATATCTGAGTACAATTACGCAGGGGCTATAGTAGGTAAAAGATTTAAGGTATTTAGAGGAGAGGAGACTGGACTACCTATTCCAGCTGAGAGTGACATTGTGATTGAGGGATATATAAGTGGGGAGTTAACAGATGAGGGACCTTTTGGGGAGTTTATGGGATATTACGCTGGAGGAAGGATGAAAAATCCTGTAATAGAGGTTAAAAGGGTTTATTATAGAAGTAATCCCATACTTTTAGGTACTGCTCCAAGTATTCCTCCCTACGACTACTCTTATTTTAGGTGTCCTCTGAGGTCAGCAATGATATGGGATATGTTAGAGAGAATTGGGGTAAGGGATATTAAGGGTGTATGGGCTCACGAAATAGGGTTTTCAAGGGCTTTAATAGTAGTTTCAATTAAGCAATCCTTTGCTGGTCAACAAACCATGGTAGGACATATATTAGCAACAAGTCCTCTAACAGCCTATGGTGGTAGATATGTAATAGTTGTAGATGAAGATATAGATCCGTCAGATATAAATCAAGTATTATGGGCGATTTGTACTAGAACAGATCCTATTAATTCAATAGAAATTGTTAAGAACGTTCCTAGTACTCCTTTAGACCCCATGGCTGAAAGGAAGCAGAACGTAAAGGAATACGTCTCATCCAGAGCTATTATATATGCTACCAAACCCTTTAACAAAGACTTTCCCAGAGAGGTAAGACCTAGTGAGGATATTGTGGAAAGGGTAATCGTTAAATGGAGGGAAATCTTGGAGTAA
- a CDS encoding SDR family NAD(P)-dependent oxidoreductase, with the protein MDYKDLFSVKGMNAVVIGAASGIGRSISEMFVSLGGKVIASDVNEEELNKLINELSSKGYEIKGIKADITKVEDVRDKLLPFILSNFKKIDALFITPAINVRKSIENYTYEEFDRVINVNLKGPFIVLKEFLKFMKDGGSVVLFSSIRSIVVEPGQSAYSASKAGIVQLAKVAAAEYGKYNIRVNLIAPGVVDTPFTKQIKSKPDWYKAYAEKTIFKRWATPEEIASVAIFLVMPASSYITGTVIFVDGGWTAIDGRYEPEV; encoded by the coding sequence ATGGATTATAAGGATTTGTTTTCAGTTAAGGGAATGAACGCTGTAGTAATTGGAGCTGCTAGTGGAATAGGGAGGAGTATTTCCGAGATGTTTGTAAGTTTAGGAGGGAAAGTAATAGCAAGCGATGTAAACGAGGAAGAACTAAATAAGTTAATAAATGAGCTCTCCTCAAAAGGATATGAAATTAAAGGAATCAAAGCTGACATTACTAAGGTAGAAGATGTTAGAGACAAGTTATTGCCTTTTATCCTTTCGAATTTCAAGAAAATAGACGCTCTATTTATTACACCTGCTATAAATGTTAGAAAATCTATTGAAAACTACACTTATGAGGAGTTTGATAGGGTTATTAATGTAAATCTTAAGGGTCCCTTTATAGTGTTAAAGGAATTTCTGAAGTTTATGAAAGATGGTGGAAGTGTTGTATTATTCTCTTCAATAAGAAGTATAGTAGTTGAACCGGGACAATCCGCGTATTCTGCTTCAAAAGCTGGTATAGTACAATTAGCTAAAGTAGCAGCAGCTGAATATGGTAAATATAATATAAGGGTTAATTTAATTGCCCCCGGAGTTGTTGACACTCCTTTTACTAAGCAGATAAAGAGTAAGCCAGATTGGTATAAGGCTTATGCTGAGAAGACGATCTTTAAGAGGTGGGCTACTCCAGAGGAAATAGCTAGCGTCGCAATCTTTTTAGTAATGCCTGCCTCATCATACATTACTGGTACCGTCATTTTCGTAGATGGTGGATGGACTGCGATAGATGGGAGATATGAGCCGGAGGTGTAA
- a CDS encoding P1 family peptidase has protein sequence MNKRISIDGVLVGGYTDDNAKSGLTVVVMDNRNNTVGLSQRGGSPATLGTDLLRPLHRRDQSVDAIVLTGRSVFGFRAVNGVLLGLYEMGKGFKIGDMRVPIVAAAAIYDFYDNHILPTEEWGLKALKNLSQQIMIGRYWAGRGATVGKLNGIRDAKPSGQGYYELEKGKVKVGVISVVNSIGNVYDEEGNLIAGNESDEMRLSTPGTTLGVVLTNAKLSNSDACRIASSAENGFSAIIRPYNLSLDGDTVFTISTNEVDVNVDDLIFLTYESSKKSVLSIFK, from the coding sequence ATGAATAAGAGGATAAGTATTGATGGAGTATTAGTGGGAGGGTATACTGATGATAATGCGAAGTCTGGCTTAACAGTAGTAGTAATGGATAATAGGAACAACACTGTCGGCTTATCTCAAAGGGGTGGATCTCCAGCAACCTTGGGGACTGATCTGTTAAGACCATTACACAGAAGGGATCAATCAGTTGACGCTATAGTGCTTACGGGAAGGAGTGTGTTTGGTTTTAGGGCGGTTAATGGCGTATTATTGGGTTTATACGAGATGGGTAAGGGTTTTAAGATAGGGGATATGAGAGTACCTATTGTAGCAGCTGCAGCTATTTACGACTTCTACGATAATCATATACTACCCACAGAGGAGTGGGGACTTAAAGCTTTGAAAAATTTATCTCAACAAATAATGATTGGAAGATATTGGGCTGGAAGAGGTGCTACTGTTGGTAAACTCAATGGGATTAGAGATGCTAAGCCTTCTGGACAAGGATATTATGAGTTGGAGAAAGGTAAAGTAAAAGTGGGCGTTATCTCAGTGGTTAACAGCATAGGTAACGTCTATGATGAAGAAGGTAATTTGATAGCTGGAAACGAAAGTGATGAAATGAGGTTAAGTACTCCAGGGACGACTTTAGGAGTAGTATTAACCAATGCTAAGCTTTCTAACTCCGATGCTTGTAGAATAGCTAGTAGTGCTGAAAACGGTTTTTCAGCAATCATAAGACCTTATAACCTCTCCTTGGATGGGGACACCGTTTTCACGATATCTACTAACGAAGTTGACGTTAACGTAGATGATCTAATATTTTTAACTTACGAATCCAGTAAAAAGTCTGTGTTATCCATATTTAAGTAG